The following coding sequences are from one Virgibacillus necropolis window:
- a CDS encoding YkoP family protein, producing MSSRIRKYCLFVWAIFDPLYFHFTRLQYIVINGNKTIIRVRVTKYKGKKITLSDGTVINKNDLLLKIHLHNAKILGQTVGYSEIRRALIIYKSVQESLPSIARYLQFHDDANEIKGLIGITMLYKGCKKLGFEACPIHNPYYKLAKQVALSPIYFLSLNKALTKKRPHPMYVFMSKDCLFHKH from the coding sequence ATGAGTAGTAGAATCAGAAAGTATTGCCTTTTTGTGTGGGCTATTTTCGATCCATTATATTTTCATTTTACCCGGTTGCAGTATATTGTAATAAATGGAAATAAGACAATTATTCGCGTTCGTGTAACAAAGTATAAAGGTAAAAAAATAACTTTATCCGACGGAACAGTAATTAATAAAAATGATTTACTCCTTAAAATTCATTTGCATAATGCTAAAATATTGGGACAAACGGTAGGATATAGTGAAATCAGAAGGGCTTTAATCATTTATAAGAGCGTACAGGAATCACTTCCATCTATTGCCCGCTATTTACAGTTTCATGATGACGCTAATGAAATTAAGGGATTGATTGGCATTACAATGCTTTATAAAGGGTGTAAGAAATTAGGCTTTGAAGCCTGTCCCATTCATAACCCATACTATAAATTAGCAAAACAAGTGGCTCTTTCACCAATTTACTTTTTATCATTAAATAAAGCTTTAACTAAGAAAAGGCC
- a CDS encoding MGDG synthase family glycosyltransferase, whose amino-acid sequence MFRILFMPLLQIPSGHHHVADSIKVQLNQSADDYHCEEVELLSYSYGNLETLISSAYLQWIHRLPRLYSQIYKYAAVKEKRTNKRFYLYEWLFLKKVQRLIEQTKPDLIICTHSLPSCIIQQLKKRNLWSGPVINVYTDYFINNLWGVDSINYHFVPSLDVKNELITRGIKAHQTFVTGIPIDPLFRNVTPTHKEANRFTVLVSGGNMGAGSIQKLLNRLNPSGSILYKVLCGKNEILLHYIERLNHSHIKPLPYVSSKKEMNQLYDEADAIITKPGGVTVTESLWKKLPIFVYEALPGQEEINLHYLKSQGLIFDLQNSSATINVEDKITDILINGLSQFNKRLDTFYDCVESNDVSKIIKTILSSPNLRG is encoded by the coding sequence ATGTTCCGAATTTTATTTATGCCTTTATTGCAAATACCATCAGGGCATCATCATGTTGCTGATAGTATTAAGGTTCAATTGAATCAATCAGCCGATGACTATCATTGTGAAGAAGTTGAACTATTATCCTATAGTTATGGGAATCTGGAAACGCTAATCTCATCCGCTTATTTACAATGGATTCACAGGCTTCCAAGACTATATAGCCAAATTTATAAGTATGCTGCGGTAAAAGAGAAAAGAACCAATAAACGGTTTTACTTGTATGAATGGTTATTTTTAAAAAAAGTACAACGTTTAATTGAACAAACAAAACCGGATCTAATCATTTGTACGCATTCTCTCCCATCCTGTATTATTCAACAACTAAAAAAGAGGAATCTTTGGTCAGGCCCAGTCATCAATGTTTACACTGATTATTTTATTAATAATTTATGGGGTGTTGATAGTATAAACTATCATTTTGTACCGAGTTTAGATGTAAAAAATGAGTTGATTACCAGGGGCATAAAAGCCCATCAAACCTTTGTTACAGGAATTCCTATCGATCCACTATTTAGAAATGTGACGCCCACACATAAAGAAGCCAATAGGTTTACCGTTTTGGTAAGCGGTGGTAATATGGGGGCCGGTTCTATCCAGAAACTTCTTAATCGATTAAATCCATCAGGTTCCATTCTTTATAAAGTACTTTGCGGAAAAAACGAAATACTGCTTCACTATATTGAACGTCTGAACCATTCCCATATAAAACCGCTTCCTTATGTATCTTCAAAAAAAGAAATGAATCAATTGTACGATGAAGCCGATGCCATCATTACCAAACCTGGAGGTGTTACAGTTACTGAAAGTTTATGGAAAAAGCTACCCATCTTTGTTTATGAGGCTTTACCTGGACAAGAAGAAATCAATTTACACTATTTAAAAAGTCAAGGACTAATATTTGATTTACAGAATAGCAGTGCAACAATCAACGTGGAAGATAAGATAACTGACATATTAATAAATGGTTTATCACAATTCAACAAACGCTTAGACACATTCTATGACTGTGTTGAAAGTAATGATGTATCAAAGATAATAAAAACGATTTTATCTAGTCCAAACTTAAGGGGTTAA
- a CDS encoding MerR family transcriptional regulator — translation MRIGVLSKEMGISTRTIDYYTNLGIIHAQKSSSNEYRYYDEEAVIRLKLIKLYKQEKLTLNEIKERFELMEDVESYDNKVVFEKIHALQSELKDIEDAILQLKPHLDQLDKNQLNSLGKLINLQGVSLAQTITILFG, via the coding sequence ATGCGAATAGGAGTTCTTTCTAAAGAAATGGGCATATCGACAAGAACAATCGATTATTATACGAATTTAGGAATCATTCATGCCCAAAAGTCTTCATCAAATGAATACAGATATTACGATGAAGAAGCTGTCATACGATTAAAGCTAATTAAACTATATAAACAAGAGAAATTAACCCTTAACGAAATTAAGGAACGTTTCGAACTAATGGAAGATGTAGAAAGTTACGATAATAAAGTTGTTTTTGAAAAAATACATGCGCTTCAAAGTGAATTAAAAGATATTGAAGATGCAATTTTACAACTAAAACCTCATCTCGATCAATTAGATAAAAATCAACTAAATTCATTAGGGAAACTTATTAACTTACAAGGTGTATCCCTTGCTCAAACCATAACGATATTGTTCGGATGA
- a CDS encoding hemolysin family protein, whose product MEYLSLLSVAVLIVLTAFFVISEFAIVKVRRTRIEHLANEGNKRAKAGLKVINNLDGYLSACQLGITVTALGIGWLGEPAFAQIIHPLIARFDLSDGVVHTISFVVAFAVITFLHVVLGELAPKTIAIQKAEAVTLALAPPLIFFNWIMYPFIWALNGSANFLVGLIGFSPASESDEALSEEELRMTLLNSHKSGEINDSEIEYVNKIFDFDERVAKEIMVPRKEIVCLFKEDSFEENINVMKNEKFTRYPIAEDDKDEIIGMVNIKGLFNDENPSDKNIDKHIRPVLHVIETTPIKTLLTKMQKEQSHMAIVVDEYGGTAGLVTFEDILEEIVGEIRDEFDSDETPEVQQIDDKTYLLEGKMLISDVNDLLSVDISDEELDTLGGWVLSKNNEPKQGTIISEGHYHFMVKEVEGHQVKYVETRELDQKEETSYSTASSQ is encoded by the coding sequence TTGGAATATTTAAGTTTGCTTTCAGTCGCTGTTTTAATAGTTCTCACCGCATTCTTTGTAATTTCGGAATTTGCGATAGTCAAAGTTAGAAGAACGAGAATTGAACATTTGGCAAATGAAGGAAATAAACGAGCTAAAGCTGGTTTAAAAGTAATTAATAATTTAGATGGCTATCTTTCGGCATGTCAGTTGGGTATAACCGTAACTGCTCTTGGAATTGGTTGGCTCGGTGAACCAGCGTTCGCTCAAATTATCCATCCATTGATAGCTAGATTTGATCTATCTGATGGAGTGGTACACACCATATCCTTTGTTGTTGCCTTTGCTGTTATCACCTTTTTACACGTGGTATTAGGAGAATTAGCACCAAAAACCATTGCCATTCAAAAAGCCGAAGCTGTTACGTTAGCACTTGCTCCTCCGTTAATCTTTTTTAACTGGATCATGTATCCTTTCATTTGGGCACTAAATGGATCAGCTAACTTTTTAGTTGGTTTGATTGGCTTTAGCCCTGCCTCGGAAAGTGATGAGGCTCTTTCTGAAGAAGAATTGCGGATGACATTATTAAACAGTCACAAAAGCGGTGAAATAAACGATTCCGAAATCGAGTATGTGAATAAGATATTTGATTTTGATGAGCGTGTAGCAAAAGAAATTATGGTCCCTCGTAAAGAGATTGTTTGCTTATTTAAAGAGGATTCTTTTGAAGAGAACATTAATGTGATGAAAAATGAAAAGTTTACAAGGTACCCAATTGCCGAAGATGATAAGGATGAAATTATAGGAATGGTCAATATTAAAGGATTATTTAATGATGAAAATCCATCTGATAAAAATATTGATAAGCATATCCGTCCAGTCCTTCACGTCATCGAAACAACACCTATTAAAACACTTTTAACTAAAATGCAGAAGGAACAAAGCCATATGGCAATTGTTGTTGATGAATATGGCGGTACTGCAGGATTAGTTACCTTTGAGGATATCCTGGAAGAAATCGTTGGCGAAATTAGAGACGAATTTGATTCAGATGAAACGCCTGAAGTTCAACAGATAGATGACAAGACTTATTTATTAGAAGGTAAAATGCTAATTTCTGATGTAAACGACTTATTATCTGTTGATATTTCAGACGAAGAACTGGATACACTTGGTGGTTGGGTGTTATCTAAGAATAACGAACCAAAGCAAGGAACGATTATTTCTGAAGGCCACTATCACTTCATGGTCAAAGAAGTGGAAGGACATCAAGTTAAATATGTAGAGACTAGAGAACTTGATCAAAAAGAAGAAACTAGTTATTCTACTGCATCTTCACAGTAA
- a CDS encoding aryl-sulfate sulfotransferase produces the protein MKKILIGALSGAVVVGAIFFFVMYREEDANQEQEVKGKRTVSADMELINEQNSIEKVIRTTYEQRSYDLSDPLVISDPYSAAPLTALVKFETGEPLEITVTVKGKTKGTDIVKTYNGYDTSHAIPVLGLYPDHENTVIVAGESEDGVVKQKTLSVTTEPLPEGFLTTELIESDPTKMENGLTFLIPSSELAYAVDSNGDVRWYSTFPNSHVLKRMENSNLLYVTKKGDKYNLILEMDMLGQVANAYEVTVSNYEGWGIIHHDAIELPNGNILATAHDGTQYIEDEMIEIDRETGELVDQLNFREIMPEDFYQEYDGPSAEDGDWFHQNAIWFDEDEGDILVSSRHQSLIMEMSYPEGEIDYILAAYEGWPEDYQDYLLEPIGEDFKFPGGPHSVMTLPDFDNNDATKDIMLFDNNIAVTRGDESVSEEYSRGVQYRINTEEMTVKEIWSYGKERGENFFSKYVSDANYLSETGNRLITSGYTQLEDGTMRSIVVEVTGEEDPEVVYELKVTGFEEGDHRQIYRAVRMPLYPEKWDFNLGQTG, from the coding sequence GTGAAAAAGATTTTGATAGGAGCTTTAAGTGGTGCGGTAGTTGTAGGAGCCATTTTCTTTTTTGTCATGTATAGAGAAGAAGATGCTAATCAAGAACAAGAAGTAAAAGGGAAACGCACAGTTTCTGCAGATATGGAGCTAATTAATGAACAAAATTCGATTGAAAAAGTAATTCGTACGACATATGAACAAAGAAGCTATGACCTAAGCGATCCATTGGTTATTTCTGATCCATACAGTGCTGCTCCGTTAACAGCACTTGTTAAGTTTGAAACGGGTGAACCACTAGAAATAACGGTTACAGTTAAAGGCAAGACAAAAGGAACGGATATTGTTAAAACGTATAATGGTTATGATACAAGTCATGCGATCCCTGTACTTGGCCTCTATCCAGATCATGAAAATACGGTAATAGTAGCGGGGGAAAGTGAAGATGGGGTGGTAAAGCAAAAAACACTCTCGGTAACGACAGAACCACTCCCTGAAGGTTTTCTTACGACAGAACTTATTGAATCAGATCCGACAAAAATGGAAAACGGATTAACATTTCTCATTCCAAGTAGTGAATTGGCATATGCAGTCGATAGTAATGGTGATGTTCGCTGGTACTCTACCTTTCCGAATAGCCATGTACTAAAACGGATGGAAAATAGCAATCTACTATATGTAACGAAAAAGGGAGATAAATATAATCTAATACTTGAAATGGACATGCTAGGTCAGGTAGCGAATGCTTATGAAGTAACCGTTAGCAATTATGAAGGATGGGGGATCATTCATCATGATGCGATTGAATTGCCTAATGGAAATATACTCGCTACAGCGCACGATGGAACACAGTATATTGAGGACGAAATGATTGAAATTGATCGTGAAACAGGCGAGTTAGTTGATCAGCTGAATTTCCGTGAGATTATGCCAGAGGATTTTTATCAAGAATATGATGGACCTTCAGCCGAAGATGGCGATTGGTTTCACCAAAATGCCATTTGGTTTGATGAGGATGAAGGGGATATTCTTGTTTCTAGTAGGCACCAGAGTTTAATCATGGAAATGAGTTATCCTGAGGGAGAAATTGACTATATTTTAGCCGCCTATGAAGGATGGCCAGAAGATTATCAAGACTATTTATTAGAGCCAATCGGAGAAGACTTTAAATTTCCAGGTGGACCACATTCTGTGATGACTTTACCTGACTTTGACAATAATGACGCGACAAAGGACATTATGTTATTTGACAATAACATTGCCGTTACGCGGGGAGACGAAAGCGTGAGCGAGGAATACAGCCGTGGGGTCCAATATCGGATTAATACGGAAGAAATGACTGTTAAAGAGATATGGTCTTATGGAAAAGAACGTGGAGAAAACTTCTTCTCCAAATATGTTAGTGATGCCAACTATTTAAGCGAAACAGGAAACAGGTTAATCACATCTGGCTATACACAGCTAGAGGATGGTACGATGCGGAGTATTGTTGTAGAAGTAACAGGGGAAGAGGATCCAGAAGTGGTTTATGAACTGAAAGTAACTGGTTTTGAAGAAGGAGATCACAGACAGATCTACCGCGCAGTTCGAATGCCATTATATCCTGAGAAGTGGGATTTTAATCTCGGACAAACTGGCTAA
- a CDS encoding CBO0543 family protein: MNEIIDTHEKYSQLKKQHFFENTLFSFQWWILVTITVVLWMIWAVMVDKKRLNIILLVGLITSLLALIMDDIGISLNLWTYPSQLTYFVSRLYPVDVAIIPVFYMLLYQYFRAWKSYLVVLTLLSLFAIFVSEPIFSELDIYTLLRWKYWYSFPIYILMGIFVKGLVDKIERKCT; encoded by the coding sequence ATGAATGAAATCATAGATACACACGAAAAGTACTCGCAATTAAAAAAACAACACTTTTTTGAAAACACTCTGTTTTCTTTTCAGTGGTGGATTCTTGTTACTATAACAGTTGTTCTTTGGATGATATGGGCAGTTATGGTTGATAAAAAACGATTGAATATCATTTTGCTAGTAGGTCTGATCACAAGCTTACTCGCACTCATTATGGATGATATCGGTATTTCATTAAATTTATGGACTTACCCTTCCCAACTTACATATTTCGTAAGTCGATTATATCCCGTTGATGTAGCAATCATTCCCGTATTTTATATGTTGTTATATCAATACTTTAGGGCTTGGAAATCCTATTTAGTCGTCCTTACGTTGCTAAGTCTTTTTGCCATTTTTGTATCTGAACCTATTTTTTCCGAACTTGATATTTATACTTTGCTACGGTGGAAATATTGGTATTCCTTTCCTATTTATATACTGATGGGGATTTTCGTGAAAGGCTTGGTTGATAAAATAGAGAGAAAATGTACTTAG
- a CDS encoding DUF2254 domain-containing protein, with translation MTNWNKLQAKMNKYKNMSKREKWHQVYSNLWVTPIIYAGLSLLLFALTVWVDLKMEFGNKIPLILSADYQLTKTILSTLTAGLLSLNTFTFYGVLTALTTFAGQFSPRILKNFMMTKVTQRTLGIFNGSFLYVLFCLLFLNGETATQYSLIPVTATFLTALCLIAFAIFINHIVTWLQVSNMTGDMKRESIDIIENSLLSELQPYRVDDEGVIKGQIPESQGHQIGMDKSGYLQTVDFIPLIKEACKDDLIIRLEYKVGNFVFGSTPLLTYWKNNEETAIDEFKYKNMFHIGNTQTEIQDIEFSINKFVEIAIRALGNDDPKTATGTIYEIGDLLINISRKAKLTPYLTDKDYNLRLILRNLYFDDYLYIGFASIRHYARDNVVITVELLKVLEAIAQGVSKRDSKHVWEFAVYTASGFEYEYMHQLDRKKFYDGLFNIAKATGNEEDYKNLTEKIVQNN, from the coding sequence ATGACGAATTGGAATAAACTCCAAGCCAAAATGAATAAATACAAAAACATGTCAAAAAGGGAGAAATGGCACCAGGTTTACTCAAACCTTTGGGTGACACCAATTATTTATGCAGGGTTGTCTCTATTACTTTTTGCCCTAACCGTGTGGGTGGACCTGAAGATGGAGTTTGGCAACAAGATTCCTTTGATTCTTAGTGCTGATTATCAATTGACCAAAACAATTTTAAGCACCTTAACAGCGGGACTTTTATCATTAAACACCTTTACCTTTTATGGTGTGTTAACAGCTTTAACTACTTTTGCCGGCCAATTTTCTCCGAGAATACTAAAGAATTTTATGATGACAAAGGTGACACAGCGAACACTAGGAATTTTTAACGGGAGCTTTCTGTATGTATTGTTTTGTCTATTATTTCTTAACGGGGAAACAGCCACCCAATATTCCTTGATCCCGGTAACAGCCACATTTCTGACAGCTTTATGTTTAATAGCTTTTGCTATTTTTATTAACCATATTGTCACTTGGCTGCAGGTATCAAATATGACGGGTGATATGAAAAGGGAATCCATCGATATTATTGAGAATTCCTTGCTTAGTGAACTTCAGCCGTACAGGGTAGATGACGAAGGGGTAATAAAAGGTCAAATCCCGGAATCCCAGGGACATCAAATAGGCATGGATAAGTCGGGTTATTTACAAACCGTAGATTTTATTCCATTGATTAAGGAGGCATGTAAGGATGATCTCATCATTCGGCTAGAATACAAAGTTGGCAATTTTGTCTTTGGCTCAACGCCATTGTTAACCTATTGGAAGAATAACGAAGAAACAGCTATTGATGAATTTAAATATAAAAATATGTTTCATATTGGAAATACGCAAACGGAAATTCAGGATATAGAATTCAGTATCAATAAATTTGTTGAAATTGCTATTCGTGCATTGGGCAATGATGACCCCAAAACGGCAACTGGCACCATTTATGAGATTGGAGATTTACTTATAAATATTTCTCGGAAGGCGAAACTCACTCCTTATTTAACCGATAAAGATTATAATTTACGTCTTATTTTAAGAAATCTTTACTTTGACGATTATTTATATATCGGATTCGCCTCTATACGACATTATGCAAGAGATAACGTGGTCATTACCGTTGAGCTATTGAAAGTCCTCGAGGCGATTGCCCAAGGGGTGAGCAAACGAGATTCAAAGCATGTGTGGGAATTTGCTGTTTACACAGCAAGTGGGTTTGAATATGAATATATGCATCAATTGGATAGAAAGAAGTTTTATGATGGTCTCTTTAATATTGCAAAAGCAACGGGTAATGAGGAAGATTACAAGAACCTTACTGAAAAAATAGTACAAAACAATTAA
- a CDS encoding YjcZ family sporulation protein: MGYEGSGGGFALIVVLFILLIIVGAGGFGGGY, translated from the coding sequence ATGGGTTATGAAGGATCCGGTGGCGGATTTGCGCTAATCGTTGTTTTATTTATCTTGCTTATAATCGTCGGAGCAGGTGGCTTTGGCGGTGGCTATTAA
- a CDS encoding YetF domain-containing protein, translating to MPLSELALRLAIAFLTLLLLTRIMGRKEISQMTFFNFISGIAIGTIGASLAIDSTISIRNGFLALIGWSAFTIVLGLLDIKSKKIRLLVEGQPIILIKQGKIMESSLRKARLDINALNALLRQKNVFSVTDVDYAIFETSGKLSVMKMEAKQLVTKSEMNIPQVTTNVFPIATSIISDGKIDKGNMEKLNLTKQWLDQQLQLARINSITDVFYAEVQKDGTLYIDKRNDSLS from the coding sequence ATGCCACTATCAGAACTAGCACTAAGGTTAGCGATTGCCTTTCTTACCTTGTTACTATTGACAAGAATTATGGGGAGAAAAGAGATCTCCCAGATGACCTTTTTTAACTTTATATCAGGAATCGCAATTGGTACCATTGGTGCTTCACTAGCGATTGATTCTACCATAAGTATTCGTAATGGATTTCTAGCATTAATTGGCTGGAGTGCATTCACAATCGTCCTTGGACTTTTGGATATAAAATCAAAAAAAATCCGCTTACTTGTCGAAGGTCAACCAATAATTCTTATTAAACAAGGTAAAATCATGGAAAGCTCCCTTCGCAAAGCACGTTTAGATATAAATGCTTTAAATGCTCTTTTAAGACAAAAAAATGTATTTTCTGTTACTGACGTTGATTACGCCATTTTTGAAACAAGTGGCAAGCTTTCAGTAATGAAAATGGAAGCAAAACAACTCGTGACTAAGAGTGAGATGAACATTCCACAGGTTACAACGAATGTTTTCCCTATAGCTACAAGCATCATTTCTGATGGTAAAATTGATAAAGGTAACATGGAAAAACTAAATCTAACTAAACAGTGGTTGGATCAACAATTACAACTAGCGAGGATTAATTCTATTACAGATGTCTTTTATGCTGAGGTACAAAAGGACGGGACATTATATATTGACAAAAGAAATGACTCCTTAAGCTAA
- a CDS encoding YndM family protein: MKYITALVIKFILTTGVLLMILGAVFEVSFADILITSLVLTGASFIIGDLYVLPKIGNVGAAMVDFALALAGVWVLGSFLFEGPIPLGSASLLSAIGIAIGELLVHWYMKKQFMTGQATMPGYYDRNLQTEFSDELEPDTSKKNKRDQE; the protein is encoded by the coding sequence ATGAAATATATAACAGCATTAGTAATCAAATTCATTTTAACAACTGGTGTGCTTTTGATGATTTTGGGAGCGGTATTCGAGGTCTCCTTTGCAGATATTCTTATAACAAGTCTCGTGTTAACTGGGGCTTCTTTCATTATTGGTGATTTGTATGTTTTACCCAAGATTGGTAATGTAGGCGCCGCTATGGTTGACTTCGCTCTAGCTCTTGCAGGTGTTTGGGTACTGGGTTCTTTTTTATTTGAAGGGCCTATTCCACTTGGATCCGCTTCGCTTTTATCAGCGATTGGTATTGCAATTGGTGAGCTTCTTGTTCACTGGTATATGAAGAAACAATTTATGACAGGACAAGCTACAATGCCAGGTTATTACGACAGAAACCTGCAGACGGAATTCAGTGACGAACTGGAACCAGATACTAGTAAAAAAAATAAACGAGACCAAGAATGA
- a CDS encoding DUF3231 family protein: MGILSGNPKDEPMHYGEVFAIWSAYSMAKSQVAAYEVLYNHAGDKELKKFISDMIQNIVKPGIEETEKMLKVNGVGLPPTPPERAEANSEDIPVGARIMDPEISATLSQSIAQGLIADSTAIGQSIREDIAMMFGQFHNKKVQMGGKLLQLNKEKGWLIPPPLHVNKTKEQ; the protein is encoded by the coding sequence GTGGGAATTTTAAGCGGAAATCCGAAAGATGAACCAATGCATTATGGTGAAGTATTCGCAATTTGGAGTGCCTATTCTATGGCCAAATCACAAGTAGCTGCATATGAGGTCCTTTATAACCATGCTGGAGATAAGGAACTTAAGAAATTCATCAGTGATATGATTCAAAACATTGTAAAACCAGGAATTGAAGAAACTGAAAAAATGCTTAAGGTGAATGGTGTTGGACTACCACCAACCCCACCGGAACGCGCTGAAGCAAATTCAGAAGATATACCAGTTGGTGCCCGCATTATGGATCCAGAAATTTCAGCCACCCTTTCTCAAAGTATTGCACAAGGTCTTATTGCGGATAGTACAGCAATTGGTCAAAGCATCCGAGAGGATATTGCTATGATGTTTGGACAATTCCATAACAAAAAGGTCCAAATGGGTGGGAAATTACTTCAATTGAACAAAGAAAAAGGATGGTTAATTCCACCACCATTACATGTTAATAAGACAAAAGAGCAATAG
- a CDS encoding long-chain-fatty-acid--CoA ligase, which translates to MFSPLTPLDWKRRAVKYYPEKVAVIDENKQFTYKEFGERTDKLSVALHKAGIQKGDHVAVMLPNTHYMLESFYGICQLGATMVPLNYRLSAEDLKYIIKHSDAKMLIVDEEFSGPIEEIVASLSLDQIVTVSVVGQETSLKGVDYEAFLQHAPENEMLPEVKIDENQLLTLNYTSGTTSKPKGVMLTHRSNYLNAANFMYHLGVNHDDVYLHTLPMFHANGWGGVWAITAAGGTHVCLRKVDPSHILDLFEKENITLLCGAPTVINMLVNDPKAKEMDIKTRPRMATAGAPPAAALINKAQEILGLNMIHVYGLTETSPFILYCEWKKEFDVKSADEQATIKARQGIELAFNGETKVIHQDGEEVAWNGKELGEIITRGNVVMEGYYKDPEKTAAAIKDGWFHTGDLAVTYPDGFIEIQDRAKDLIISGGENISSTEVEGVLYKHPDVMEVAVIAVPDEKWGEVPRAIIVLHPYAKVTEEEVISYCRSEMAHFKAPKAIEFVESLPKTATGKLQKFRLREMHWDGPKKVN; encoded by the coding sequence ATGTTTTCTCCATTAACCCCGCTTGATTGGAAACGCAGAGCAGTGAAATATTATCCAGAAAAAGTAGCTGTTATTGATGAAAATAAACAATTTACGTACAAAGAGTTTGGTGAACGAACAGACAAGCTTTCTGTTGCCTTACATAAAGCTGGTATTCAAAAAGGTGATCATGTTGCAGTAATGTTGCCCAATACCCATTATATGTTGGAAAGCTTTTATGGAATCTGTCAGCTCGGTGCTACAATGGTACCTTTAAATTATCGCTTATCAGCGGAAGACTTAAAGTACATCATTAAGCACAGTGATGCGAAAATGTTAATTGTTGATGAAGAATTTAGTGGACCAATTGAGGAAATCGTAGCTAGTCTCTCCTTGGATCAAATTGTGACTGTATCTGTAGTTGGCCAAGAGACTTCTTTAAAAGGTGTAGATTATGAGGCCTTCCTGCAACATGCTCCAGAAAATGAAATGCTACCAGAGGTCAAAATTGATGAAAATCAACTTTTAACGTTGAACTATACGAGTGGGACTACATCGAAACCAAAAGGCGTGATGCTAACTCACCGTAGTAATTACCTTAACGCGGCAAATTTTATGTATCACCTTGGAGTTAATCATGATGATGTATACCTCCATACTTTACCGATGTTTCATGCAAATGGATGGGGTGGGGTCTGGGCAATTACGGCAGCTGGCGGCACGCATGTTTGTTTGAGAAAGGTCGATCCTTCTCATATTCTTGATTTGTTTGAAAAGGAAAATATCACCTTGTTATGTGGTGCTCCGACAGTTATTAATATGCTGGTGAATGATCCAAAAGCAAAAGAAATGGATATCAAGACTCGCCCACGTATGGCAACTGCAGGAGCTCCTCCAGCTGCAGCGCTCATTAACAAGGCACAAGAAATTCTTGGATTAAATATGATTCATGTCTATGGTCTGACCGAAACGTCACCATTCATTCTTTATTGTGAATGGAAAAAAGAATTTGATGTAAAATCAGCTGATGAGCAAGCAACGATTAAGGCAAGACAAGGTATCGAACTTGCTTTTAATGGAGAAACGAAGGTCATCCACCAAGACGGAGAAGAAGTTGCTTGGAATGGGAAAGAATTGGGAGAAATCATTACCCGAGGCAACGTGGTGATGGAGGGATATTACAAAGATCCTGAAAAAACAGCAGCTGCAATCAAAGACGGTTGGTTCCATACTGGCGATCTGGCGGTCACCTATCCAGATGGCTTTATCGAAATACAAGATCGAGCGAAGGACTTAATTATTTCTGGTGGCGAAAATATTTCTTCTACAGAGGTGGAAGGGGTGTTGTATAAACATCCGGATGTAATGGAAGTGGCTGTCATTGCCGTGCCTGATGAAAAATGGGGTGAAGTACCAAGGGCGATTATAGTATTGCATCCTTATGCAAAAGTTACAGAAGAAGAGGTCATTTCTTATTGCCGATCCGAAATGGCTCATTTTAAAGCTCCAAAGGCAATTGAGTTTGTAGAGTCCTTACCAAAAACTGCAACAGGTAAACTACAGAAGTTCCGTTTAAGGGAAATGCATTGGGATGGGCCGAAGAAGGTGAACTAA